The following proteins are encoded in a genomic region of Xenopus laevis strain J_2021 chromosome 3L, Xenopus_laevis_v10.1, whole genome shotgun sequence:
- the LOC121401595 gene encoding tubulin monoglycylase TTLL3-like isoform X2 has translation MNTLTKRLWKCISYCFPFRKKKPNDNAVEEIEIKQESLEKQPIEANSERETSYEVNSERETTIEANSERETSYEVNSERETTIEANSEIETSYEVNSERETTVEANSEIETSNEVNSERETTVEAKRKRETTTKAHRKRKAANKSKSTRKTAKKPNVSPERDKLYCDECVSRQKRCFEDQVKTSIVKKKVFWTDFKRSNDFERGLLSRGWVKKIAPTFNAGPKKTVFRDPTYGHKIISRYDIQPNLILTRQRIELHLLKEDQITNHFCRVHATSKSGLCKVLRQWCLSCDANPHTFFPRCYMFSKINEKQAFIDDFTMTAACGILKWVLRTNGKSLQDEVIPSRKEKEEKTAICMSDAKINNHGPARIVPEDIIVTALVACQFHLYDLTHEDEDDIICAGIVDRKHFISDYYQVMHHGAHIQNSDKYVDYCHQLLCKLRRVNPQLDIDGEKNIWISKPRNLSRGRGIRCRNDLKDICSLGREWVVEKYIERPLLVYGTKFDLRQHFLITDWYPLTIWFYKHSFLRFSSQPFTLESLDTATHVCNYAIQKKLKNAPNRHPNLPEENMWHSDEFKEYLCTIGKEQVWDSIIIPGMKKALIHTMKATRENVKYRKNSFDLFGSDFLFGENFQPWLLEIQYKPGITKDTSVMWKIVPPMVEDMLRVVIDYKDDPNCNVGGFELIYKQANYTGNGILSKEKTFRDLKITTISDP, from the exons atcaaacaggaatcactagAAAAACAACCTATTGAAGCTAATAGTGAAAGAGAAACGAGttatgaagttaatagtgaaagagaaacaactattgaagctaatagtgaaagagaaacgagttatgaagttaatagtgaaagaGAAACAACTATTGAAGCTAATAGTGAAATAGAAACAAGTTATGAAGTTAATAGCGAAAGAGAAACAACTGTTGAAGCTAATAGTGAAATAGAAACGAGTAATGAAGTTAATAGCGAAAGAGAAACAACTGTTGAAGCtaagaggaaaagagaaactaCTACTAAAGCTCATAGGAAAAGAAAGGCGGCTAACAAATCTAAGAGTACAAGAAAAACTGCTAAGAAGCCTAATG TTTCACCTGAACGGGATAAATTGTACTGTGACGAATGTGTATCCAGACAGAAGAGATGCTTCGAAGACCAGGTTAAAACATCAATTGTG AAAAAGAAAGTTTTCTGGACTGACTTTAAAAGATCCAATGACTTCGAGAGAGGCCTATTAAGTAGAGGATGGGTGAAGAAAATTGCCCCCACCTTca ATGCTGGTCCCAAGAAAACTGTATTTCGTGACCCAACATATGGACATAAG attatAAGTCGTTATGACATACAACCCAACCTCATCCTGACACGCCAAAGAATTGAACTCCATCTTCTGAAAGAGGATCAGATAACCAATCACTTTTGCAGAGTGCACGCCACAAGCAAG AGTGGTCTGTGCAAAGTATTAAGGCAATGGTGTTTGTCGTGTGATGCGAATCCACACACTTTCTTCCCTCGTTGCTACATGTTTAGtaagataaatgaaaaacaagcatTCATTG ATGACTTTACCATGACTGCGGCTTGTGGTATCCTAAAATGGGTTTTGAGAACCAATGGGAAGTCTTTGCAAGATGAAGTTATTCCCAGCcggaaagaaaaggaagaaaaaacgGCTATTTGCATGTCAG ATGCTAAAATAAACAATCATGGCCCTGCAAGAATTGTTCCAGAAGATATTATAGTAACAGCCCTTGTGGCTTGCCAGTTTCATCTGTACGACTTGACACATGAGGATGAAGACGACATAATATGTGCCGGGATAGTTGATAGAAAACATTTCATAAGTGACTACTATCAGGTTATGCA TCATGGTGCGCACATACAGAATTCAGACAAGTATGTTGATTACTGCCACCAATTGTTATGTAAGCTGAGAAGAGTGAACCCACAGCTAGATAtagatggagaaaaaaacatctggATTTCAAAACCAAGAAATTTATCTAGAGGAAGAG GGATACGTTGCAGAAATGATCTGAAAGACATATGTTCCTTGGGAAGGGAATGGGTGGTTGAAAAGTACATAGAGAGGCCACTTCTTGTATATGGAACCAAATTTGATCTCCGTCAGCATTTCCTCATAACGGACTGGTACCCCTTAACTATCTGGTTCTATAAGCACAGTTTCCTCCGTTTCTCATCTCAGCCCTTCACGCTGGAGAGTTTAGATAC CGCCACCCATGTATGTAATTACGCCATacagaaaaaattaaagaatGCACCAAATCGTCACCCCAACCTGCCTGAAGAAAACATGTGGCACAGTGACGAATTCAAAGAGTATCTTTGTACAATCGGAAAAGAGCAAGTCTGGGATTCAATCATTATACCAGGGATGAAGAAAGCCCTCATTCATACAATGAAGGCCACTCGGGAAAatgtgaagtacaggaaaaaCAGTTTTGACCTTTTTGGTTCAGATTTTCTGTTTGGAGAAAACTTCCAGCCCTGGCTACTTGAGATACAATACAAACCTGGCATAACCAAAGACACGTCAGTAATGTGGAAAATTGTTCCACCAATGGTAGAGGACATGCTACGTGTGGTGATTGATTACAAGGATGACCCTAACTGTAATGTGGGAGGATTTGAACTTATATATAAACAG GCAAATTATACTGGAA ATGGGATTCtcagtaaagaaaaaacatttagagaTCTGAAGATAACAACCATCTCTGATCCATAA
- the LOC121401595 gene encoding tubulin monoglycylase TTLL3-like isoform X3, producing the protein MNTLTKRLWKCISYCFPFRKKIKQESLEKQPIEANSERETSYEVNSERETTIEANSERETSYEVNSERETTIEANSEIETSYEVNSERETTVEANSEIETSNEVNSERETTVEAKRKRETTTKAHRKRKAANKSKSTRKTAKKPNVSPERDKLYCDECVSRQKRCFEDQVKTSIVKKKVFWTDFKRSNDFERGLLSRGWVKKIAPTFNAGPKKTVFRDPTYGHKIISRYDIQPNLILTRQRIELHLLKEDQITNHFCRVHATSKSGLCKVLRQWCLSCDANPHTFFPRCYMFSKINEKQAFIDDFTMTAACGILKWVLRTNGKSLQDEVIPSRKEKEEKTAICMSDAKINNHGPARIVPEDIIVTALVACQFHLYDLTHEDEDDIICAGIVDRKHFISDYYQVMHHGAHIQNSDKYVDYCHQLLCKLRRVNPQLDIDGEKNIWISKPRNLSRGRGIRCRNDLKDICSLGREWVVEKYIERPLLVYGTKFDLRQHFLITDWYPLTIWFYKHSFLRFSSQPFTLESLDTATHVCNYAIQKKLKNAPNRHPNLPEENMWHSDEFKEYLCTIGKEQVWDSIIIPGMKKALIHTMKATRENVKYRKNSFDLFGSDFLFGENFQPWLLEIQYKPGITKDTSVMWKIVPPMVEDMLRVVIDYKDDPNCNVGGFELIYKQANYTGNVSRSAPNTRTDARHPGLGSYFTS; encoded by the exons atcaaacaggaatcactagAAAAACAACCTATTGAAGCTAATAGTGAAAGAGAAACGAGttatgaagttaatagtgaaagagaaacaactattgaagctaatagtgaaagagaaacgagttatgaagttaatagtgaaagaGAAACAACTATTGAAGCTAATAGTGAAATAGAAACAAGTTATGAAGTTAATAGCGAAAGAGAAACAACTGTTGAAGCTAATAGTGAAATAGAAACGAGTAATGAAGTTAATAGCGAAAGAGAAACAACTGTTGAAGCtaagaggaaaagagaaactaCTACTAAAGCTCATAGGAAAAGAAAGGCGGCTAACAAATCTAAGAGTACAAGAAAAACTGCTAAGAAGCCTAATG TTTCACCTGAACGGGATAAATTGTACTGTGACGAATGTGTATCCAGACAGAAGAGATGCTTCGAAGACCAGGTTAAAACATCAATTGTG AAAAAGAAAGTTTTCTGGACTGACTTTAAAAGATCCAATGACTTCGAGAGAGGCCTATTAAGTAGAGGATGGGTGAAGAAAATTGCCCCCACCTTca ATGCTGGTCCCAAGAAAACTGTATTTCGTGACCCAACATATGGACATAAG attatAAGTCGTTATGACATACAACCCAACCTCATCCTGACACGCCAAAGAATTGAACTCCATCTTCTGAAAGAGGATCAGATAACCAATCACTTTTGCAGAGTGCACGCCACAAGCAAG AGTGGTCTGTGCAAAGTATTAAGGCAATGGTGTTTGTCGTGTGATGCGAATCCACACACTTTCTTCCCTCGTTGCTACATGTTTAGtaagataaatgaaaaacaagcatTCATTG ATGACTTTACCATGACTGCGGCTTGTGGTATCCTAAAATGGGTTTTGAGAACCAATGGGAAGTCTTTGCAAGATGAAGTTATTCCCAGCcggaaagaaaaggaagaaaaaacgGCTATTTGCATGTCAG ATGCTAAAATAAACAATCATGGCCCTGCAAGAATTGTTCCAGAAGATATTATAGTAACAGCCCTTGTGGCTTGCCAGTTTCATCTGTACGACTTGACACATGAGGATGAAGACGACATAATATGTGCCGGGATAGTTGATAGAAAACATTTCATAAGTGACTACTATCAGGTTATGCA TCATGGTGCGCACATACAGAATTCAGACAAGTATGTTGATTACTGCCACCAATTGTTATGTAAGCTGAGAAGAGTGAACCCACAGCTAGATAtagatggagaaaaaaacatctggATTTCAAAACCAAGAAATTTATCTAGAGGAAGAG GGATACGTTGCAGAAATGATCTGAAAGACATATGTTCCTTGGGAAGGGAATGGGTGGTTGAAAAGTACATAGAGAGGCCACTTCTTGTATATGGAACCAAATTTGATCTCCGTCAGCATTTCCTCATAACGGACTGGTACCCCTTAACTATCTGGTTCTATAAGCACAGTTTCCTCCGTTTCTCATCTCAGCCCTTCACGCTGGAGAGTTTAGATAC CGCCACCCATGTATGTAATTACGCCATacagaaaaaattaaagaatGCACCAAATCGTCACCCCAACCTGCCTGAAGAAAACATGTGGCACAGTGACGAATTCAAAGAGTATCTTTGTACAATCGGAAAAGAGCAAGTCTGGGATTCAATCATTATACCAGGGATGAAGAAAGCCCTCATTCATACAATGAAGGCCACTCGGGAAAatgtgaagtacaggaaaaaCAGTTTTGACCTTTTTGGTTCAGATTTTCTGTTTGGAGAAAACTTCCAGCCCTGGCTACTTGAGATACAATACAAACCTGGCATAACCAAAGACACGTCAGTAATGTGGAAAATTGTTCCACCAATGGTAGAGGACATGCTACGTGTGGTGATTGATTACAAGGATGACCCTAACTGTAATGTGGGAGGATTTGAACTTATATATAAACAG GCAAATTATACTGGAAatgtgtcacggtcagcacccaacaccagaacagatgccaggcaccctggtctcggctcgtacttcaccagttaa
- the LOC121401595 gene encoding tubulin monoglycylase TTLL3-like isoform X1: MNTLTKRLWKCISYCFPFRKKKPNDNAVEEIEIKQESLEKQPIEANSERETSYEVNSERETTIEANSERETSYEVNSERETTIEANSEIETSYEVNSERETTVEANSEIETSNEVNSERETTVEAKRKRETTTKAHRKRKAANKSKSTRKTAKKPNVSPERDKLYCDECVSRQKRCFEDQVKTSIVKKKVFWTDFKRSNDFERGLLSRGWVKKIAPTFNAGPKKTVFRDPTYGHKIISRYDIQPNLILTRQRIELHLLKEDQITNHFCRVHATSKSGLCKVLRQWCLSCDANPHTFFPRCYMFSKINEKQAFIDDFTMTAACGILKWVLRTNGKSLQDEVIPSRKEKEEKTAICMSDAKINNHGPARIVPEDIIVTALVACQFHLYDLTHEDEDDIICAGIVDRKHFISDYYQVMHHGAHIQNSDKYVDYCHQLLCKLRRVNPQLDIDGEKNIWISKPRNLSRGRGIRCRNDLKDICSLGREWVVEKYIERPLLVYGTKFDLRQHFLITDWYPLTIWFYKHSFLRFSSQPFTLESLDTATHVCNYAIQKKLKNAPNRHPNLPEENMWHSDEFKEYLCTIGKEQVWDSIIIPGMKKALIHTMKATRENVKYRKNSFDLFGSDFLFGENFQPWLLEIQYKPGITKDTSVMWKIVPPMVEDMLRVVIDYKDDPNCNVGGFELIYKQANYTGNVSRSAPNTRTDARHPGLGSYFTS; the protein is encoded by the exons atcaaacaggaatcactagAAAAACAACCTATTGAAGCTAATAGTGAAAGAGAAACGAGttatgaagttaatagtgaaagagaaacaactattgaagctaatagtgaaagagaaacgagttatgaagttaatagtgaaagaGAAACAACTATTGAAGCTAATAGTGAAATAGAAACAAGTTATGAAGTTAATAGCGAAAGAGAAACAACTGTTGAAGCTAATAGTGAAATAGAAACGAGTAATGAAGTTAATAGCGAAAGAGAAACAACTGTTGAAGCtaagaggaaaagagaaactaCTACTAAAGCTCATAGGAAAAGAAAGGCGGCTAACAAATCTAAGAGTACAAGAAAAACTGCTAAGAAGCCTAATG TTTCACCTGAACGGGATAAATTGTACTGTGACGAATGTGTATCCAGACAGAAGAGATGCTTCGAAGACCAGGTTAAAACATCAATTGTG AAAAAGAAAGTTTTCTGGACTGACTTTAAAAGATCCAATGACTTCGAGAGAGGCCTATTAAGTAGAGGATGGGTGAAGAAAATTGCCCCCACCTTca ATGCTGGTCCCAAGAAAACTGTATTTCGTGACCCAACATATGGACATAAG attatAAGTCGTTATGACATACAACCCAACCTCATCCTGACACGCCAAAGAATTGAACTCCATCTTCTGAAAGAGGATCAGATAACCAATCACTTTTGCAGAGTGCACGCCACAAGCAAG AGTGGTCTGTGCAAAGTATTAAGGCAATGGTGTTTGTCGTGTGATGCGAATCCACACACTTTCTTCCCTCGTTGCTACATGTTTAGtaagataaatgaaaaacaagcatTCATTG ATGACTTTACCATGACTGCGGCTTGTGGTATCCTAAAATGGGTTTTGAGAACCAATGGGAAGTCTTTGCAAGATGAAGTTATTCCCAGCcggaaagaaaaggaagaaaaaacgGCTATTTGCATGTCAG ATGCTAAAATAAACAATCATGGCCCTGCAAGAATTGTTCCAGAAGATATTATAGTAACAGCCCTTGTGGCTTGCCAGTTTCATCTGTACGACTTGACACATGAGGATGAAGACGACATAATATGTGCCGGGATAGTTGATAGAAAACATTTCATAAGTGACTACTATCAGGTTATGCA TCATGGTGCGCACATACAGAATTCAGACAAGTATGTTGATTACTGCCACCAATTGTTATGTAAGCTGAGAAGAGTGAACCCACAGCTAGATAtagatggagaaaaaaacatctggATTTCAAAACCAAGAAATTTATCTAGAGGAAGAG GGATACGTTGCAGAAATGATCTGAAAGACATATGTTCCTTGGGAAGGGAATGGGTGGTTGAAAAGTACATAGAGAGGCCACTTCTTGTATATGGAACCAAATTTGATCTCCGTCAGCATTTCCTCATAACGGACTGGTACCCCTTAACTATCTGGTTCTATAAGCACAGTTTCCTCCGTTTCTCATCTCAGCCCTTCACGCTGGAGAGTTTAGATAC CGCCACCCATGTATGTAATTACGCCATacagaaaaaattaaagaatGCACCAAATCGTCACCCCAACCTGCCTGAAGAAAACATGTGGCACAGTGACGAATTCAAAGAGTATCTTTGTACAATCGGAAAAGAGCAAGTCTGGGATTCAATCATTATACCAGGGATGAAGAAAGCCCTCATTCATACAATGAAGGCCACTCGGGAAAatgtgaagtacaggaaaaaCAGTTTTGACCTTTTTGGTTCAGATTTTCTGTTTGGAGAAAACTTCCAGCCCTGGCTACTTGAGATACAATACAAACCTGGCATAACCAAAGACACGTCAGTAATGTGGAAAATTGTTCCACCAATGGTAGAGGACATGCTACGTGTGGTGATTGATTACAAGGATGACCCTAACTGTAATGTGGGAGGATTTGAACTTATATATAAACAG GCAAATTATACTGGAAatgtgtcacggtcagcacccaacaccagaacagatgccaggcaccctggtctcggctcgtacttcaccagttaa
- the LOC121401595 gene encoding tubulin monoglycylase TTLL3-like isoform X4 → MNTLTKRLWKCISYCFPFRKKKPNDNAVEEIEIKQESLEKQPIEANSERETSYEVNSERETTIEANSERETSYEVNSERETTIEANSEIETSYEVNSERETTVEANSEIETSNEVNSERETTVEAKRKRETTTKAHRKRKAANKSKSTRKTAKKPNVSPERDKLYCDECVSRQKRCFEDQVKTSIVKKKVFWTDFKRSNDFERGLLSRGWVKKIAPTFNAGPKKTVFRDPTYGHKIISRYDIQPNLILTRQRIELHLLKEDQITNHFCRVHATSKSGLCKVLRQWCLSCDANPHTFFPRCYMFSKINEKQAFIDDFTMTAACGILKWVLRTNGKSLQDEVIPSRKEKEEKTAICMSDAKINNHGPARIVPEDIIVTALVACQFHLYDLTHEDEDDIICAGIVDRKHFISDYYQVMHHGAHIQNSDKYVDYCHQLLCKLRRVNPQLDIDGEKNIWISKPRNLSRGRGIRCRNDLKDICSLGREWVVEKYIERPLLVYGTKFDLRQHFLITDWYPLTIWFYKHSFLRFSSQPFTLESLDTATHVCNYAIQKKLKNAPNRHPNLPEENMWHSDEFKEYLCTIGKEQVWDSIIIPGMKKALIHTMKATRENVKYRKNSFDLFGSDFLFGENFQPWLLEIQYKPGITKDTSVMWKIVPPMVEDMLRVVIDYKDDPNCNVGGFELIYKQF, encoded by the exons atcaaacaggaatcactagAAAAACAACCTATTGAAGCTAATAGTGAAAGAGAAACGAGttatgaagttaatagtgaaagagaaacaactattgaagctaatagtgaaagagaaacgagttatgaagttaatagtgaaagaGAAACAACTATTGAAGCTAATAGTGAAATAGAAACAAGTTATGAAGTTAATAGCGAAAGAGAAACAACTGTTGAAGCTAATAGTGAAATAGAAACGAGTAATGAAGTTAATAGCGAAAGAGAAACAACTGTTGAAGCtaagaggaaaagagaaactaCTACTAAAGCTCATAGGAAAAGAAAGGCGGCTAACAAATCTAAGAGTACAAGAAAAACTGCTAAGAAGCCTAATG TTTCACCTGAACGGGATAAATTGTACTGTGACGAATGTGTATCCAGACAGAAGAGATGCTTCGAAGACCAGGTTAAAACATCAATTGTG AAAAAGAAAGTTTTCTGGACTGACTTTAAAAGATCCAATGACTTCGAGAGAGGCCTATTAAGTAGAGGATGGGTGAAGAAAATTGCCCCCACCTTca ATGCTGGTCCCAAGAAAACTGTATTTCGTGACCCAACATATGGACATAAG attatAAGTCGTTATGACATACAACCCAACCTCATCCTGACACGCCAAAGAATTGAACTCCATCTTCTGAAAGAGGATCAGATAACCAATCACTTTTGCAGAGTGCACGCCACAAGCAAG AGTGGTCTGTGCAAAGTATTAAGGCAATGGTGTTTGTCGTGTGATGCGAATCCACACACTTTCTTCCCTCGTTGCTACATGTTTAGtaagataaatgaaaaacaagcatTCATTG ATGACTTTACCATGACTGCGGCTTGTGGTATCCTAAAATGGGTTTTGAGAACCAATGGGAAGTCTTTGCAAGATGAAGTTATTCCCAGCcggaaagaaaaggaagaaaaaacgGCTATTTGCATGTCAG ATGCTAAAATAAACAATCATGGCCCTGCAAGAATTGTTCCAGAAGATATTATAGTAACAGCCCTTGTGGCTTGCCAGTTTCATCTGTACGACTTGACACATGAGGATGAAGACGACATAATATGTGCCGGGATAGTTGATAGAAAACATTTCATAAGTGACTACTATCAGGTTATGCA TCATGGTGCGCACATACAGAATTCAGACAAGTATGTTGATTACTGCCACCAATTGTTATGTAAGCTGAGAAGAGTGAACCCACAGCTAGATAtagatggagaaaaaaacatctggATTTCAAAACCAAGAAATTTATCTAGAGGAAGAG GGATACGTTGCAGAAATGATCTGAAAGACATATGTTCCTTGGGAAGGGAATGGGTGGTTGAAAAGTACATAGAGAGGCCACTTCTTGTATATGGAACCAAATTTGATCTCCGTCAGCATTTCCTCATAACGGACTGGTACCCCTTAACTATCTGGTTCTATAAGCACAGTTTCCTCCGTTTCTCATCTCAGCCCTTCACGCTGGAGAGTTTAGATAC CGCCACCCATGTATGTAATTACGCCATacagaaaaaattaaagaatGCACCAAATCGTCACCCCAACCTGCCTGAAGAAAACATGTGGCACAGTGACGAATTCAAAGAGTATCTTTGTACAATCGGAAAAGAGCAAGTCTGGGATTCAATCATTATACCAGGGATGAAGAAAGCCCTCATTCATACAATGAAGGCCACTCGGGAAAatgtgaagtacaggaaaaaCAGTTTTGACCTTTTTGGTTCAGATTTTCTGTTTGGAGAAAACTTCCAGCCCTGGCTACTTGAGATACAATACAAACCTGGCATAACCAAAGACACGTCAGTAATGTGGAAAATTGTTCCACCAATGGTAGAGGACATGCTACGTGTGGTGATTGATTACAAGGATGACCCTAACTGTAATGTGGGAGGATTTGAACTTATATATAAACAG ttttAG